The following coding sequences lie in one Desulfomicrobium escambiense DSM 10707 genomic window:
- a CDS encoding metal ABC transporter solute-binding protein, Zn/Mn family codes for MRNRIWLLTFAFVLCAGAALAAPSVFVTVAPQKYFVDKVSGGKASVSVMVAPGANPHAYEPRPRQMAALAGASVYFTIGDAFDQTWLGRIVGASPGIAVVHTADGIEKIPMTAHHHAEDEGHAHGGHGEHDNDAAQTGRAGADDADGHGTLDPHIWLDPALVKIQVGHIRDGLSKADPAGAQEYAANAEAFMLELDRLDAEIRATLSVLPPDRRAFLVFHPSWGYFAKAYGLEQVPIEVEGKEPSPKDLGRIIAMGRETGAKVVFVQPQFSEKSAAVIAQQIGATVVRLDPLAEDWSENLHRAARAFVDALK; via the coding sequence ATGAGAAATCGCATCTGGCTGCTGACATTTGCCTTTGTCCTGTGCGCGGGAGCGGCCCTGGCCGCGCCGTCGGTCTTCGTGACCGTCGCGCCGCAGAAGTATTTCGTGGACAAGGTCAGCGGCGGCAAGGCGTCCGTTTCGGTCATGGTCGCGCCCGGCGCCAACCCCCATGCCTACGAGCCGCGTCCCAGGCAGATGGCCGCCCTTGCCGGCGCGTCCGTCTACTTCACTATCGGGGACGCCTTCGACCAGACCTGGCTGGGGCGCATTGTCGGGGCGAGTCCGGGGATCGCCGTCGTGCACACGGCCGATGGCATCGAGAAGATCCCCATGACCGCCCATCATCACGCCGAAGACGAAGGGCACGCCCATGGCGGTCACGGTGAGCATGATAACGATGCGGCGCAGACCGGCCGCGCAGGGGCTGACGATGCGGACGGGCACGGCACCCTCGATCCGCACATCTGGCTGGACCCGGCCCTGGTCAAGATCCAGGTCGGCCACATCCGCGACGGGCTGTCCAAGGCCGACCCGGCCGGAGCGCAGGAGTACGCCGCCAACGCCGAGGCCTTCATGCTGGAACTCGACCGTCTGGACGCCGAAATACGAGCGACGCTGTCCGTCCTTCCCCCGGACCGCCGCGCGTTCCTCGTCTTCCACCCCTCCTGGGGTTATTTCGCCAAGGCCTACGGACTTGAGCAGGTGCCCATCGAAGTGGAGGGCAAGGAGCCGAGTCCCAAGGATCTGGGGCGTATCATCGCCATGGGCAGGGAGACGGGTGCGAAGGTCGTCTTTGTCCAGCCGCAGTTTTCGGAGAAGAGCGCGGCAGTCATCGCCCAGCAGATCGGCGCCACTGTCGTGCGTCTGGACCCCCTGGCCGAAGATTGGTCCGAGAACCTGCATCGCGCCGCCCGCGCCTTTGTCGACGCACTGAAATAG
- a CDS encoding PAS domain S-box protein translates to MVRKGVGTRLRLFRQLRGLTQEGLSEAIGVSKQHLGQIERGECKPSLDFLTKAATALNTPVANFFLGHGQAPGEIDPKSNPAGAWQFQPLTGCGLWTVDIRTGRHTWSRSFCRMLGHSSVRLPSLEYFSRHVSDAGANAFRDFFQRVLDRDPPEPMVVEVERKEGVRRDMQVQAEILNSNGGDTACIVFWDITDWIEAQRLFHCTQLDLSETIRERTAALSMAVAEANRELALRHEAERSAQRAHEDLQRLIRTIPAIVYSRNLSGTGGHYCSPQIRHVLGLPPGESESGFWSDRIHPDDVGLYRESLEKRAQPGGHDVEYRVLDGSGSYKWLHDRGVVVAENGGLVMHGVATDVTQQKEEVAARKAMERKSQQLDTMLRLICDNVPDMIWAKDLGKKYIFANKAICEKLLGASDTAEPVGRTDLFFAERERARHPENPDWHSFGEICRDTDQMTMDCGTERQFDEYGNVMGKFLFLDVRKAPLVDDAGVMIGTVGSARDVTVQKRMERELEAGNTALRAILDSVPAEICVIDEATQAILFVNASLRESLGPDAPDQFCFGAWGTSGFKTAAPACPHPDGVTTWEELDPVSGTWRLYFDRHVSWLDGRPARVRIAMDITERKRSESLLAKAAEEQGILLNHIQTQVWYLKDEQTYGAVNEAHAAFNGRSIEEMAFRNLGDIYPEDVTQVCRQGNSEVFVTGRPVRTDEWVPHFSGERRLLSILKSPKLGPDGEVEYVVCSGEDITERRRFEEALQKAKEQAENANRAKSAFLASMSHEIRTPINGVMGMLQLLQSSDLSADQASFVNMAVRSCDRLVRLLTDIMDFSRMEAGRLDIVAAPMSLADIFGQVRELFAPLVAGSGVELCFDLDPALPGRMDGDAVRLQQILINLVDNACKFTTSGRISVEAWALPELSPGSARVYFSVTDNGVGIPDEELKSLFDPFTQFGEGCVRGRKGAGLGLSICKRLVDLMGGNMSVSSEAGRGTTFAFTLSFAGDCRAVADKESRVAGSAASLRGTRVLLVEDDAVSALAGVALLGRQGAEVTHVRSGQEALSALHGESFDLVVMDVQMNGMDGVETTRCIRDGHAGEAVRNIPVIALTACAMTGDRERMLAAGMNGYVAKPMDIRDVLRVALEAMHP, encoded by the coding sequence ATGGTTCGAAAAGGTGTCGGGACACGGCTGAGGTTGTTTCGCCAGCTGCGCGGCCTGACTCAGGAGGGCCTGTCCGAGGCCATCGGCGTTTCGAAGCAGCATCTCGGTCAGATCGAACGCGGGGAATGCAAGCCGTCGCTGGATTTTCTGACCAAGGCGGCCACAGCCCTGAACACCCCTGTGGCCAATTTCTTTCTCGGCCATGGTCAAGCCCCTGGTGAAATCGACCCCAAGTCAAACCCCGCCGGCGCATGGCAATTCCAGCCCCTCACCGGGTGCGGGCTGTGGACCGTCGATATCCGCACCGGGCGGCACACATGGTCCAGATCCTTTTGCCGGATGCTCGGCCACTCATCGGTCCGCCTCCCGTCCCTTGAGTACTTTTCCCGGCATGTGAGCGACGCCGGGGCGAACGCCTTCCGCGACTTTTTTCAGCGCGTGCTCGACCGCGACCCGCCGGAACCCATGGTGGTCGAGGTGGAGCGCAAGGAGGGTGTGCGCAGGGATATGCAGGTTCAGGCCGAAATCCTGAATTCCAATGGAGGCGACACGGCGTGCATCGTCTTCTGGGACATTACGGATTGGATCGAGGCCCAGCGGCTGTTTCATTGCACCCAGTTGGACCTGAGCGAAACCATCCGGGAAAGGACCGCCGCCCTTTCGATGGCCGTGGCCGAAGCGAACAGGGAATTGGCGCTGCGTCATGAAGCGGAGAGGTCTGCCCAGCGGGCTCATGAGGACCTGCAACGCCTGATCCGGACCATCCCGGCCATCGTCTACTCCAGAAACCTGAGCGGGACGGGGGGGCACTACTGCTCGCCCCAGATCCGGCATGTTCTGGGGCTCCCGCCTGGCGAATCCGAGAGCGGCTTCTGGAGCGACCGCATTCACCCCGACGATGTCGGCTTGTACAGGGAATCGCTGGAGAAGCGGGCCCAACCCGGGGGGCACGACGTCGAATACCGCGTGCTCGACGGGTCCGGCAGCTACAAATGGCTGCACGACAGGGGTGTGGTGGTCGCCGAGAACGGCGGGCTGGTGATGCATGGCGTGGCCACGGACGTCACGCAGCAGAAGGAGGAGGTCGCGGCTCGCAAGGCCATGGAGCGCAAGAGCCAGCAGCTCGACACGATGCTGCGGCTCATCTGCGACAACGTGCCGGACATGATCTGGGCCAAGGATCTGGGTAAGAAGTATATTTTCGCCAACAAGGCCATCTGCGAGAAGCTGCTGGGGGCCTCGGACACGGCGGAGCCCGTGGGCAGGACGGACCTTTTTTTTGCCGAACGCGAACGAGCCCGGCATCCCGAGAATCCGGACTGGCATAGCTTCGGGGAAATCTGCCGCGATACGGACCAGATGACCATGGACTGCGGGACGGAAAGGCAGTTCGACGAGTACGGCAACGTCATGGGCAAGTTCCTGTTTCTGGACGTGCGCAAGGCGCCGCTGGTCGACGATGCGGGCGTCATGATCGGGACCGTCGGATCGGCCCGGGACGTGACCGTGCAGAAGCGAATGGAGCGGGAACTCGAAGCCGGGAACACCGCCCTGCGGGCCATCCTCGACAGCGTCCCTGCGGAGATCTGCGTCATTGACGAGGCGACGCAGGCGATCCTCTTCGTGAACGCATCCCTGCGCGAGAGCCTCGGACCCGATGCCCCGGACCAGTTTTGTTTCGGCGCATGGGGCACCTCCGGTTTCAAGACGGCTGCGCCAGCCTGCCCGCATCCCGACGGAGTGACGACCTGGGAGGAACTCGATCCCGTGAGCGGAACATGGCGGCTGTATTTCGACCGCCATGTCTCCTGGCTCGACGGCCGCCCTGCCAGGGTCAGGATCGCCATGGACATCACCGAGCGCAAACGCAGCGAGAGCCTGCTGGCCAAGGCGGCGGAAGAGCAGGGCATCCTCCTCAACCATATCCAGACGCAGGTCTGGTACCTGAAGGACGAACAGACCTACGGGGCCGTGAACGAGGCCCATGCGGCCTTCAACGGTCGCAGCATCGAAGAGATGGCGTTCAGGAACTTGGGCGACATCTACCCGGAGGATGTCACCCAGGTTTGCCGGCAGGGCAACAGCGAGGTCTTCGTCACGGGGCGTCCGGTACGCACCGATGAGTGGGTGCCGCATTTTTCCGGCGAACGCCGGCTACTGTCCATCCTCAAATCTCCCAAGCTCGGGCCCGACGGAGAGGTCGAGTACGTGGTCTGTTCGGGCGAGGACATCACGGAGCGTCGGCGCTTCGAAGAGGCCCTGCAGAAGGCCAAAGAGCAGGCCGAAAACGCCAACAGGGCCAAGTCGGCCTTCCTAGCCAGCATGAGCCACGAGATCCGCACGCCCATCAACGGAGTGATGGGCATGCTCCAGCTGCTGCAGTCCTCGGACCTGAGCGCGGACCAGGCCTCCTTCGTGAACATGGCCGTGCGGTCCTGCGACCGTCTGGTCCGTCTGCTGACGGATATCATGGATTTTTCCCGCATGGAGGCCGGCCGGCTCGACATCGTGGCCGCGCCCATGAGCCTTGCGGACATCTTCGGTCAGGTCCGGGAGCTGTTCGCGCCGCTGGTCGCCGGCAGCGGGGTCGAGCTCTGTTTCGACCTGGACCCGGCCTTGCCTGGGCGGATGGACGGCGATGCGGTCCGGCTGCAGCAGATTCTCATCAATCTCGTGGACAACGCGTGCAAGTTCACGACCTCCGGTCGGATCAGCGTCGAGGCCTGGGCCCTGCCGGAGCTGAGTCCCGGGTCGGCGCGCGTGTACTTTTCCGTCACGGACAACGGCGTAGGCATCCCTGATGAAGAGCTCAAGTCGCTCTTCGACCCGTTCACCCAGTTCGGGGAAGGCTGCGTCCGCGGTCGGAAGGGGGCCGGGCTTGGCCTGTCCATCTGCAAACGGCTCGTGGACCTCATGGGCGGGAACATGTCCGTGAGCAGCGAGGCCGGGCGCGGCACGACCTTCGCGTTCACCCTGAGCTTCGCCGGAGACTGCCGGGCAGTGGCCGACAAGGAATCCCGGGTCGCCGGGAGCGCAGCATCCCTGCGGGGCACGCGCGTCCTGCTGGTCGAGGACGATGCCGTCAGCGCCTTGGCCGGAGTTGCCCTTCTGGGCAGACAGGGGGCCGAGGTGACCCACGTCAGGAGCGGCCAGGAAGCCTTGTCCGCCCTGCACGGCGAGTCTTTTGACCTCGTGGTCATGGACGTGCAGATGAACGGGATGGACGGTGTCGAAACCACCCGCTGCATCCGGGACGGCCACGCCGGAGAGGCGGTCCGGAACATCCCCGTCATCGCCCTGACCGCCTGCGCCATGACCGGCGACAGGGAACGGATGCTGGCCGCGGGCATGAACGGCTACGTGGCCAAACCCATGGACATCAGGGACGTGCTGCGCGTCGCCCTCGAAGCCATGCACCCTTGA
- a CDS encoding sodium:calcium antiporter, which yields MEQELDVRAMPIRRAVFWLVVGLALLIVSSRVLVWGAVEIAHGFGVSDLIIGLTVVAVGTSLPELASSIIAARKGEHDIALGNILGSNLFNTLAVVGIAGTIHPLAVGPEVFNRDMLVMAALTLSLFVIGYGFRGPGRINRIEGAVLLVCYVGYTAYLISTVFGGQA from the coding sequence ATGGAGCAGGAACTGGACGTTCGCGCCATGCCCATCCGCCGTGCGGTCTTCTGGTTGGTGGTGGGGCTGGCGCTTTTAATTGTCAGCTCCCGTGTACTGGTCTGGGGCGCGGTGGAGATCGCCCATGGATTCGGAGTCAGCGATCTGATCATCGGCCTGACCGTGGTCGCGGTCGGCACCTCGTTGCCGGAACTGGCTTCATCAATCATTGCAGCCAGGAAAGGCGAACACGATATCGCTCTCGGTAATATTCTCGGCTCCAACCTGTTCAACACCCTGGCGGTGGTGGGGATCGCCGGTACGATTCACCCGCTGGCCGTTGGGCCGGAAGTCTTCAACCGGGACATGCTGGTGATGGCCGCACTGACCCTGTCGCTATTCGTGATCGGCTATGGATTCCGGGGACCAGGACGTATCAACCGCATCGAGGGCGCGGTGCTGTTGGTCTGTTACGTGGGCTATACGGCCTACCTGATCAGCACGGTTTTTGGCGGGCAGGCATAG
- a CDS encoding lipid A deacylase LpxR family protein, with protein MSRMTAAPMLTINPGVIHPGRRIAAILIGMLLLAPTAAFAAEKAEKGILSLVLENDLFYNTDRNYTNGVRVSWLSAEDKTPEWVLRLADKFPLFPVGKAVRASYAVGQNMYTPEDITLRDPPLDDRPYGGWLYGSVGLIAETGQRLDQLELTVGMVGPASLAEQTQKRVHSFVNADEPRGWDTQLKNEPGFILAYSRSWRSLVAESLLGIPFDLTPHAGGALGNIFTYANAGLMLRYGKNLPLDYGPPRIQPSVPGSGFFIPRHGFGWYLFAGIEGRAVARNIFLDGNTFRDSRNVDKEPLVGDLQFGIAITWRNLRLGYTHVLRTREFKGQGDRRDDFGVLSLSLQL; from the coding sequence ATGAGCAGAATGACGGCAGCCCCGATGCTCACCATAAATCCCGGAGTGATCCACCCGGGAAGGAGAATCGCCGCCATCCTGATCGGCATGCTTTTGCTCGCGCCCACGGCGGCCTTCGCCGCCGAGAAGGCGGAGAAGGGCATCCTCAGCCTGGTCCTGGAAAACGACCTGTTCTACAATACCGACCGGAATTACACCAACGGGGTGCGTGTATCCTGGTTGTCTGCCGAAGACAAAACTCCGGAGTGGGTGTTGCGCCTGGCCGACAAGTTCCCTTTGTTCCCTGTCGGCAAAGCCGTGCGGGCGAGCTACGCGGTCGGCCAGAACATGTATACTCCGGAGGACATCACTTTGCGGGACCCCCCGCTCGATGACCGCCCTTATGGCGGCTGGCTCTATGGTTCCGTTGGCTTAATCGCCGAAACCGGGCAACGTCTTGATCAACTCGAATTGACCGTGGGCATGGTAGGCCCCGCCTCGCTTGCTGAACAGACCCAGAAGCGCGTTCATTCATTCGTGAACGCGGATGAACCGCGAGGCTGGGACACCCAACTCAAGAACGAGCCAGGGTTCATCCTGGCCTATAGCCGCAGTTGGCGTAGTTTGGTTGCGGAATCACTGCTGGGCATTCCCTTCGACCTGACTCCGCATGCGGGTGGCGCCCTGGGCAACATATTCACCTACGCCAATGCCGGCTTAATGCTGCGCTACGGCAAAAACCTGCCGCTCGACTATGGCCCTCCCCGAATCCAGCCCAGCGTGCCGGGCTCAGGCTTTTTTATTCCTCGGCACGGTTTCGGCTGGTATCTGTTTGCAGGCATTGAGGGCCGGGCCGTCGCCCGCAACATCTTTCTTGACGGCAACACCTTTCGCGACAGCCGCAACGTAGACAAAGAACCGCTGGTGGGAGACCTCCAGTTCGGTATCGCTATTACCTGGCGGAACCTGCGTTTGGGTTATACCCATGTGCTCAGGACACGGGAGTTCAAAGGCCAGGGCGACCGCCGCGATGATTTCGGGGTGCTCAGCCTTTCACTACAACTTTGA
- a CDS encoding ABC transporter permease, whose translation MRPANILHLGIKELRSLMRDPIMLVLIVYAFTISVYTAATAMPETLNKAPIAVVNEDRSPLSWRIVSAFYPPYFVTPEIIDHAEMDARMDAGLATFALDIPLNFQRDLLAGRQPTIQLNVDATRMSQAFTGSGYIQTIVSDEVRAFVQRYREVPALPVDLVLRARFNPQLNKSWFGAVMQVINNVTMLSIVLTGAALIREREHGTVEHLLVMPVTPFEIMTSKVWAMGLIVLAATATALTVVVQGWLSVPIQGSLALFLAGTALHLFATTSMGIFLGTVARSMPQFALLLLLVLLPLQMLSGASTPRESMPEAVQYIMLAAPNTHFVMLAQSILYRGAGLTAVWPQFVSLALIGTALFGFALARFRKTIETMG comes from the coding sequence ATGCGCCCGGCCAACATCCTTCATCTCGGAATCAAGGAGTTGCGCAGCCTGATGCGCGACCCGATCATGCTGGTGCTGATCGTCTATGCCTTCACCATTTCGGTCTACACGGCGGCAACGGCCATGCCGGAGACCCTCAACAAGGCGCCGATCGCGGTCGTCAACGAGGATCGCTCACCGCTGTCGTGGCGCATCGTCAGCGCCTTTTACCCGCCTTATTTCGTGACCCCCGAAATCATCGACCACGCGGAGATGGATGCCCGCATGGATGCCGGCCTGGCCACCTTCGCCCTGGATATTCCGCTGAACTTCCAGCGCGATCTGCTCGCCGGGCGCCAACCCACGATTCAGCTCAATGTGGACGCCACACGGATGAGCCAGGCGTTCACCGGCAGTGGATATATCCAGACCATCGTGAGCGACGAGGTGCGCGCTTTCGTGCAGCGTTATCGCGAGGTGCCAGCTCTGCCGGTCGATTTGGTGCTGCGCGCGCGCTTCAATCCCCAGCTCAACAAGTCATGGTTTGGCGCCGTCATGCAGGTCATCAACAACGTGACCATGCTCTCCATCGTGCTAACCGGCGCGGCGCTGATCCGCGAGCGCGAGCACGGCACGGTCGAGCATTTGCTGGTCATGCCGGTCACGCCATTCGAGATCATGACGAGCAAGGTGTGGGCGATGGGGCTGATCGTCCTTGCCGCCACTGCCACGGCACTCACCGTCGTCGTGCAGGGCTGGCTTTCCGTACCGATCCAGGGCTCGCTCGCGCTGTTCCTGGCCGGCACGGCGCTGCATCTGTTCGCGACCACCTCGATGGGCATTTTCCTCGGCACCGTCGCCCGCTCCATGCCGCAGTTCGCCTTGTTGCTGTTGCTGGTGCTGCTTCCGCTACAAATGCTCTCCGGCGCTTCGACGCCGCGCGAGAGCATGCCGGAGGCCGTCCAGTACATCATGCTCGCCGCGCCCAACACGCATTTTGTGATGTTGGCTCAGTCGATCCTGTACCGGGGCGCTGGCCTCACGGCGGTCTGGCCGCAGTTCGTCAGCCTGGCCCTGATCGGAACGGCATTGTTTGGTTTCGCGCTTGCGCGATTTCGGAAAACCATCGAGACCATGGGATGA
- the rbbA gene encoding ribosome-associated ATPase/putative transporter RbbA produces MSRDIHAQIEDGVSAAAPVARLRDVSLRYGKVRALDEVSFDFPAACMAGLIGPDGVGKSSLLALIAGARAVQTGQVEVLGGDMADARHRRALGPRIAYMPQGLGGNLYPTLSVAENLDFFGRLFGQDRSERTRRIEALTKATGLRPFLARPAGKLSGGMKQKLGLCCALIHDPDLLILDEPTTGVDPLSRRQFWELIAGIRRSRPGMSVLVATAYMEEAARFDWLAAMDGGRVLASDTPEGLLQSTGAASLEAAFIRLLPEDKRRDYRAVEIPPRPEDDGDTAIEARDLTMRFGEFTAVDHVNLRVPRGEIFGFLGSNGCGKTTTMKMLTGLLPPSEGRAWLFGHEVDPHDLATRRRVGYMSQFFSLYTELTVRQNLTLHARLFHVPAAEISGRVDEMVERFDLTTVIDSLPGRLPLGHRQRLSLAVAMIHKPEMLILDEPTSGVDPVARDTFWRMLVELSRRDGVTIFISTHFMNEAERCDRISLMHAGRVLVTDAPATLASKHGENSLEEAFITYLKDAEAQSAGEARQPDASTSLDSVEASPSHVEPQGWRRRFDPRRMISYARREGLELRRDPIRLTLALLGSVILMFVMGYGISLDVENLTFAVLDRDQTTVSRDYTLNLAGSRYFIERAPITGYADLDRRMREGDISLAIEIPPGFARDIARGRRVEIGAWIDGAMPTRGETIRGYVQGIHAHWLATKAREAGHGEALAGLVNIETRFRYNPDVKSLVAMVPAVIPLLLMLIPSMLAALSVVREKELGSITNFYVTPTTRLEFLLGKQLPYIVLSFLSFLLLTLLAVTVFGVPLKGSFLTLAAGALLYVGAATAVGLLISTFMRSQIAAIFGTAVLTILPAVNFSGMIDPVSSLEGAGRLIGQIYPTAHFLTIARGTFSKALDFSDLQAAFVPLALAVPILIALAAALLKKQER; encoded by the coding sequence ATGAGCCGGGACATACATGCACAGATCGAGGATGGCGTGAGTGCTGCCGCACCGGTTGCCCGCCTGCGGGATGTGTCCCTGCGCTACGGCAAGGTGCGTGCGCTCGACGAGGTCAGCTTCGATTTCCCTGCGGCCTGCATGGCCGGGCTGATCGGCCCGGACGGGGTCGGCAAGTCGAGCCTGCTGGCGCTGATCGCGGGCGCCCGCGCGGTCCAGACGGGGCAGGTTGAGGTGCTCGGCGGCGATATGGCCGATGCGCGCCATCGGCGCGCACTCGGCCCGCGTATCGCCTATATGCCCCAGGGTCTGGGAGGAAACCTCTATCCGACGCTCTCGGTGGCCGAAAACCTCGACTTCTTCGGACGGCTGTTCGGGCAGGATCGTAGCGAACGGACGCGCCGCATCGAGGCCCTGACCAAGGCCACCGGGCTCAGGCCGTTTCTCGCTCGCCCGGCGGGCAAGCTCTCCGGCGGCATGAAACAGAAACTCGGCCTCTGCTGTGCACTGATCCACGATCCGGATCTGCTCATCCTCGACGAGCCGACCACCGGCGTCGATCCCCTCTCGCGCCGCCAGTTCTGGGAGTTGATCGCCGGCATCCGTCGTTCCCGGCCCGGCATGAGCGTGCTGGTGGCCACGGCCTATATGGAGGAGGCGGCCCGCTTCGACTGGCTGGCGGCGATGGACGGTGGGCGGGTGCTGGCCAGCGACACGCCCGAAGGCCTGCTGCAAAGCACGGGGGCGGCTTCGCTGGAGGCGGCCTTCATCCGGCTGCTGCCGGAAGACAAGCGCCGGGATTATCGGGCGGTCGAGATTCCGCCGCGGCCGGAAGACGATGGCGATACCGCGATCGAGGCCCGGGATCTGACCATGCGCTTCGGCGAGTTCACCGCGGTCGATCATGTGAACCTGCGTGTCCCACGGGGTGAGATCTTCGGTTTTCTCGGCTCCAACGGCTGCGGCAAGACCACGACGATGAAGATGCTGACCGGTCTCCTGCCGCCGAGCGAAGGCCGGGCCTGGCTGTTCGGACACGAGGTGGACCCGCACGACCTCGCGACCCGCCGCCGCGTCGGCTACATGTCGCAGTTCTTCTCACTCTATACCGAACTGACGGTGCGACAGAACCTGACGCTGCATGCCCGGCTGTTCCACGTGCCCGCTGCCGAGATTTCAGGGCGCGTGGACGAAATGGTTGAACGCTTCGATCTGACCACAGTGATTGACAGCTTGCCGGGCCGGCTGCCCCTCGGCCACCGCCAGCGCCTGTCGCTGGCAGTCGCCATGATCCATAAGCCCGAAATGCTGATTCTCGACGAGCCCACCTCAGGTGTCGACCCGGTGGCGCGCGACACCTTCTGGCGCATGCTGGTCGAGCTCTCGCGCCGCGACGGGGTGACCATCTTTATCTCCACCCACTTCATGAACGAGGCCGAACGCTGCGACCGCATTTCGCTGATGCATGCAGGTCGGGTACTGGTGACTGACGCGCCTGCCACCCTGGCAAGCAAACATGGCGAGAACAGCCTGGAAGAGGCTTTTATCACCTATCTGAAGGATGCCGAAGCGCAGAGCGCTGGCGAGGCACGCCAACCGGACGCAAGCACTTCGCTCGATTCAGTCGAGGCCTCGCCAAGTCATGTCGAACCACAGGGCTGGCGGCGCCGATTCGACCCCCGGCGCATGATCAGCTATGCCCGGCGCGAAGGGCTGGAGCTGCGCCGTGATCCCATCCGGTTGACGTTGGCCCTGCTCGGCAGCGTCATCCTGATGTTCGTGATGGGCTATGGGATCAGCCTCGATGTGGAGAATCTCACCTTCGCGGTGCTGGATCGCGACCAGACCACCGTCAGCCGCGATTATACGCTCAACCTCGCCGGCTCCCGGTACTTCATCGAGCGGGCTCCGATTACCGGTTATGCTGATCTCGACCGGCGAATGCGCGAAGGCGACATCAGTCTGGCGATCGAGATCCCGCCGGGCTTCGCGCGCGACATCGCACGGGGCCGGCGGGTCGAGATCGGCGCCTGGATCGACGGCGCCATGCCGACACGGGGAGAGACCATCCGCGGCTATGTGCAGGGGATTCATGCCCATTGGCTGGCGACCAAGGCGCGCGAGGCTGGGCACGGCGAGGCTTTGGCGGGGCTCGTGAATATCGAGACCCGGTTCCGCTACAACCCGGATGTCAAGAGCCTGGTGGCGATGGTGCCGGCGGTGATCCCGCTGCTGCTCATGCTGATCCCCTCCATGCTCGCGGCGCTCAGCGTGGTGCGCGAGAAGGAGCTCGGCTCGATCACCAACTTCTACGTCACGCCCACCACGCGGCTCGAGTTCCTGCTCGGCAAGCAGTTACCCTATATAGTGCTGTCCTTCCTGAGCTTTCTGTTGCTCACCCTGCTCGCTGTGACCGTCTTCGGCGTGCCGCTGAAGGGCAGCTTCCTGACCCTGGCGGCGGGTGCGTTGCTCTATGTCGGCGCCGCCACGGCCGTGGGGCTGCTGATTTCCACCTTCATGCGCAGCCAGATCGCGGCGATCTTCGGCACGGCGGTACTCACCATCCTGCCGGCGGTCAACTTCTCCGGCATGATCGATCCAGTCTCATCGCTGGAAGGAGCGGGCCGGCTGATCGGCCAGATCTACCCGACCGCCCATTTCCTTACCATTGCACGCGGCACCTTCTCGAAGGCGCTCGACTTCTCCGATCTGCAGGCGGCCTTCGTCCCGCTGGCGCTGGCCGTGCCGATCCTGATCGCGCTCGCCGCCGCGCTGCTCAAGAAGCAGGAGCGATAG